In the Mycosarcoma maydis chromosome 6, whole genome shotgun sequence genome, one interval contains:
- a CDS encoding thiamine pyrophosphokinase-like protein, with product MSPSSEKFTLLESGTSRLHFKLAKQLEDEGSTRRQDLVILETVAHIRKQLASRSIYSDVSNLTSALVTLLHCLQHYPRSATSLSGSATLIDTSFALLPTLQLLSLATSWKHLLIAHQLLPFLLPVNAPNNVTQDATSPFTRSSSRSSRGQIPTSDDSTSLLLLNTFRANLSAASDYPRPKALRHNTSSSARSRSRSSSNPRSLPESDSSSSINVRALASLKALVTGTLRGSAVLPSLATTLVDLTRHPDSSIRSMTMCAMLSCAEVSTTESTDSDGQTEILDAVLTIVRLTQASAYAFSVGSNLEENHGMILEEMEKRVDSSPKVLRTCIKIVNYARTVGLISAKEAACHAIEALQAARWAPMHLELTALQQRQVVTSVLDRTEGLRARKAARQRASLQVEHDYHGTYAPWLVQACLSSLVDSIESMNENVSQQLDGMTRRQLLKVVLRIYDIASRGRAAALLLCISAARCIAALYRAQTPLSGPAGDDDGELAILWNKLSAHIKSQLHNTNPNRKVAGIDLLSALLPLGWAQTTSEGEGQTSPLQITEAELGQLMVMLADADASVRKRALTLLHRVDPKLITLLRLQLQNAVKDAIDARKDEQGNYIRAQHDVPLAAEAQRLVEVAQFAISIQREPELQTACESEEAMSALEDSLVSAISLGLFGNFDGDRTASASAWTISTLISISCLSMAQRIHLLQRLMAHVVETNSTSESQERSYLCCRLLVDLRVHDLHEHGPAVNSFVQWVDSDLLSSHGLSTVLVKSSGDDRVAVAARETILGIAARMISLVVNIYGLQSSKHLSSGLAALQSTLSQLIETELVAAVRLEACNLLLVCETLLDPLCPGYEELIVKLKEIAISSHTLQDSTRSLLELQLEDSSPLRAGDTRGSSSIFSSRSLLATASQFFTPSSDPTLGASAPSDSFAAVRLRAQLPDSILHSSRLLSPEGSTDTLRSSKQPAPLKRSIVRKGRLDFAVDQLPSAIPPESKRLRDRNIAQAMSDSIANLVLGSEAKGRPLDNEVIFSVTSSGIMDSDIQELDLVHEVADPERRLDGIGAEGETPSLLDLVHQCHNHEPWLDTSLTPFVLDGVQIGFLQDRVVKACMDDSAEQIRAGSAAVLRKVRFSMDHREIMPPTCSSRICEAISFTSDFATPEARTVGLNAVAQRWRQARIFRDPLDGWRDELYAIYALNPRPGSRNPIAFKLERAACALFGFATFGVHLTAYSVAPGTGELKVWVPQRSLTKSTWPGYLDNSVAGGIVAGDLPMESMVRECEEEANLESSLVEKHIKQTGVLSYCYKTAKQGWIQPEVEYVYDLPLPPEVTLQPKDGEVDHFELLTLDEIYNKMSKGKFKPNCVLVMLDFLIRHGHITADTEPGYRQIVAQLHVDLRLPGP from the exons ATGTCTCCGTCCAGTGAGAAATTCACTTTGCTGGAGAGTGGCACCTCGCGACTCCACTtcaagcttgccaagcagctcgaggatgagggctcgactcgtcgacaagatcTTGTTATCCTCGAAACAGTCGCTCATATCCGCAAGCAGCTTGCCTCGCGCTCGATCTACAGCGACGTTTCCAACCTCACTTCGGCTCTTGTCACCTTGCTTCACTGCCTTCAGCACTATCCAAGGTCAGCCACATCACTGTCCGGATCTGCCACTTTGATCGATACCAGTTTTGCCCTTCTACCGacactgcagctgctcagtTTGgcaacgagctggaagcacCTACTGATAGCACATCAGCTTCTTCCCTTTCTTCTCCCTGTAAATGCACCAAACAACGTCACTCAAGATGCAACAAGTCCGTTCACTCGCTCTTCGTCCAGGTCATCTCGAGGTCAGATTCCAACATCTGACGACTCAACctcgctgcttcttctcaaCACGTTTCGAGCGAACCTCTCAGCAGCTTCTGACTATCCTAGGCCGAAAGCACTGCGCCACAATACTAGCAGCTCGGCTCGATCCCGATCGCGTTCTTCGTCCAATCCGCGGTCGTTGCCCGAAAGCGACTCTTCAAGCAGCATCAATGTTCGAGCTTTAGCTTCGCTCAAGGCGCTTGTGACCGGCACACTACGGGGATCTGCCGTACTGCCATCGCTGGCTACCACGCTGGTTGATCTTACCAGGCATCCAGACTCTTCCATTCGATCCATGACGATGTGTGCTATGCTGTCTTGTGCAGAAGTCAGTACAACCGAGTCAACCGATAGTGATGGTCAGACAGAGATACTTGACGCAGTACTCACGATCGTTCGCCTGACACAAGCCTCGGCGTACGCCTTTTCTGTGGGGTCCAATCTCGAAGAGAATCACGGCATGATTTTGGAAGAAATGGAGAAGCGAGTCGATTCCAGTCCAAAGGTGCTTCGGACTTGTATCAAAATCGTAAATTATGCCCGTACCGTTGGCCTTATTTCTGCGAAAGAAGCAGCTTGTCACGCTATTGAGGCGCTGCAAGCAGCCAGATGGGCACCTATGCACCTCGAACTGACGGCGCTTCAGCAGAGACAGGTCGTGACATCAGTTCTGGATCGAACCGAAGGCCTTCGTGCGCGTAAGGCTGCGCGACAGAGAGCATCTTTGCAAGTGGAACATGACTACCACGGTACATACGCGCCTTGGCTTGTTCAAGCGTGTCTGTCATCACTTGTAGACAGCATTGAAAGCATGAACGAGAACGTCTCCCAACAGCTAGATGGGATGACCAGAcgacagctgctcaaggtAGTGCTCCGGATCTACGACATTGCATCCCGAGGCAGAGCGGCAGCACTCCTCCTCTGTATCTCCGCAGCCCGATGCATTGCAGCGCTGTACCGAGCACAAACCCCTCTCTCCGGCCCTGCtggcgatgacgacggaGAGCTTGCAATACTGTGGAATAAGTTATCCGCGCACATCAAATCTCAACTACATAATACCAACCCTAACCGCAAGGTAGCCGGAATCGATCTGTTAAGTGCACTGCTCCCACTTGGATGGGCGCAGACCACGAGCGAGGGCGAAGGACAGACCTCTCCGCTGCAAATCACCGAAGCTGAATTGGGACAGCTCATGGTGATGCTtgctgacgctgacgcATCTGTCCGCAAACGAGCATTGACATTGCTGCATCGAGTTGATCCCAAACTCATCACCCTCTTACGCTTGCAGCTCCAGAACGCTGTCAAGGATGCGATCGACGCAAGAAAAGACGAACAAGGCAACTATATCCGAGCGCAGCATGATGTACCATTGGCTGCGGAGGCACAGCGTTTGGTCGAGGTTGCCCAGTTCGCGATATCGATCCAGCGTGAGCCAGAGCTTCAGACTGCATGCGAATCGGAAGAAGCCATGTCGGCTCTGGAAGACTCTCTTGTCAGCGCAATTTCGCTTGGGCTCTTTGGAAACTTTGATGGCGATCGTACAGCTTCAGCAAGCGCCTGGACAATATCGACCTTGATCAGCATAAGCTGTCTATCAATGGCTCAACGTATACATCTACTACAGCGTCTCATGGCTCACGTGGTCGAAACTAACTCCACGTCCGAATCCCAGGAGAGATCCTACCTGTGTTGTCGCCTTCTGGTCGATCTTCGTGTCCATGACTTGCACGAACATGGCCCAGCTGTAAACTCGTTTGTCCAATGGGTCGATTCAGATCTCCTTAGCTCACACGGTCTCAGCACCGTCCTAGTAAAGTCCTCCGGAGATGATCGTGTCGCAGTGGCTGCCCGCGAGACTATCCTGGGAATTGCAGCTCGCATGATATCACTTGTGGTCAATATCTACGGGCTACAGTCGTCCAAGCACCTTTCCTCAGggcttgctgcgctgcaATCCACCCTTTCCCAACTCATCGAGACTGAATTGGTTGCAGCGGTGCGTCTCGAGGCCTGCAACCTGCTGCTCGTGTGCGAGACGCTCCTAGACCCTCTCTGCCCTGGCTACGAGGAGCTGATCGTCAAGCTGAAAGAGATAGCAATCTCTTCTCACACTTTACAAGATTCCACGAGGTCGTTGCTGGAACTACAGCTCGAGGATTCCTCGCCACTACGAGCAGGCGACACTAGAGGCAGCTCGA GTATATTCTCAAGCAGGTCACTTCTTGCCACTGCTAGTCAATTCTTCACTCCATCGTCGGATCCAACTCTCGGCGCTAGTGCACCTTCCGACAGCTTTGCCGCTGTACGGCTCCGCGCACAGCTGCCCGACTCAATCCTGCATTCCTCACGTTTGCTTTCACCGGAAGGCAGTACCGATACTCTACGATCGTCCAAGCAGCCAGCACCACtcaagcgcagcatcgtcagAAAGGGTAGACTCGACTTTGCAGTAGACCAATTGCCTTCTGCTATCCCCCCGGAATCGAAGCGTCTGCGCGACCGTAACATTGCCCAGGCTATGTCGGACTCGATAGCCAACCTGGTGCTGGGATCGGAGGCGAAGGGTCGACCATTAGACAACGAAGTCATCTTTTCCGTGACATCTTCGGGGATCATGGATTCAGATATCCAAGAATTGGATCTTGTTCACGAAGTTGCAGACCCCGAACGGCGTCTGGACGGTATTGGTGCCGAAGGAGAGACGCCTTCGCTGCTGGACCTCGTCCACCAAtgtcacaatcacgagcCATGGCTCGATACAAGTCTCACGCCTTTCGTATTGGACGGCGTACAGATCGGATTTCTTCAAGACCGTGTGGTGAAGGCGTGCATGGACGACTCTGCAGAGCAGATTCGAGCTGGGTCTGCGGCCGTCCTCCGCAAAGTGCGCTTTTCGATGGATCACCGCGAGATCATGCCGCCGACATGCAGTTCACGCATCTGTGAAGCGATCAGCTTTACGTCTGATTTTGCGACACCAGAAGCGAGGACTGTTGGGCTCAATGCGGTAGCgcagcgatggcgacaGGCGCGGATCTTTCGCGATCCTCTTGATGGTTGGCGCGACGAGCTGTACGCGATCTACGCGCTCAATCCTCGACCAGGGTCACGCAACCCGATCGCCTTCAAATTGGAACGCGCCGCATGTGCCCTTTTTGGCTTTGCAACCTTTGGCGTCCACCTGACGGCATACAGCGTCGCTCCAGGCACAGGCGAGCTCAAGGTCTGGGTTCCACAACGCAGCCTCACAAAGTCGACATGGCCTGGCTACTTGGACAACTCGGTAGCTGGCGGCATTGTCGCTGGGGATTTGCCTATGGAGAGCATGGTCCGTGAGTGcgaggaagaagccaaCCTCGAGTCGTCCTTGGTAGAAAAGCATATCAAACAGACGGGTGTGCTCAGCTACTGCTACAAGACAGCCAAACAAGGCTGGATTCAACCCGAAGTCGAATACGTGTACGatcttccgcttccgcccGAGGTGACCTTGCAGCCAAAGGACGGCGAGGTGGACCatttcgagctgctgacGCTTGACGAGATCTACAACAAGATGAGCAAAGGCAAGTTCAAGCCGAACTGTGTACTTGTAATGCTCGACTTTCTGATCAGGCACGGTCATATCACAGCGGACACAGAGCCAGGGTACAGACAGATAGTTGCACAGTTACATGTGGATCTACGTCTGCCAGGTCCATGA